Genomic segment of Arachnia propionica:
CAACGCCGAGATGGGGGATATCTTCGAGGAACTGATCCGACGGTTCATGGAGTCGAGCAAAGACCTCGCGGGTGACTACTTCACCCCGCGCGAGGTCATCCGGCTCATGGTCTCACTGCTGTTCGCACCCGACACCGAGGACCTTTCTGATCCCCACCTGATCCGCCAGGTCTACGACCCCACTTGCGGGACAGGCGGCATGCTCTCAGAAGCCCACTCGTGGCTACGCCAGCACAACGGACAAGCCACCCTGAACCTGTTCGGCCAGGAGTTCAACCCCCTGTCCTTCGCCATGGCCAAGGCAGACCTCATCATCAAGAACCAGGACTCCTCGAACATCTACTTCGGGGACACGCTCTTGAAGGACGGCCACGAGGGCAAGACGTTCTCTTACTGCCTCGCGAACCCACCGTTCGGGCAGGAATGGAAGGTCCAACAGCAGGCAGTCAAGGACGAGCGAGAGCGCGACGGTGAGGACGGACGTTTCGCCGCTGGCCTGCCGAGCGTCAACGACGGGGCGTTGCTGTTCCTGCAGCATCTGGTCTCGAAGCTGCGGCCCGCTGCGCAGGGCGGTGGTCGTGGGGCCATCGTCCTCAACGGATCACCCCTGTTCACGGGCGGAGCCGGAGAAGGGCCGTCGGAAGTGCGTCGTCATCTTCTGGAAAACGATCTCGTGGACGCCATCATCGGCCTGCCCAACGACCTCTTCTACAACACGGGCATCGCGACCTACATCTGGGTGCTCGACAACGCCAAATCCGCCGAACGCAAGGGCAAGGTCCAGTTGATCGACGCAACGGCCCAGTGGGAGAAGATGCGTAAGTCCATCGGATCCAAGCGCCGCTACCTGTCCGAGGCCAACATGCAAACAATCACTCACCTGTACGGACAGTTCGAGGACGCTGACCCCGGCCTATCCAAGGTGCTGCGTACCGAGGAGTTCGGCTATCGGACGATCACCGTCGAACAGCCGCTGCGCCAGGTCTTCTCGGTGGACCAGGACCGGATTGAGAAGGCTTTGTCGGTGACGCCGATCAAGAAGATGGACAAGGTACTGCGGGAACGGCTCAGAGCCGCCTTGGAAAGGATGGACCACGAGACTGTTTGGACGTCGCGACGTGATTTCGACAAGGAGCTGGGAGCCGCCCTGGTCGCCCAGGATATGGGCCTCAAACCAGCTCAACGCGCCGCAGTCATGAGAGCTTTCGCGAAGTCCTCCCCCGAAGGAGAGTTGGTCACCAATCTCAAGGGCGAGCCCGAGCCAGACCCCTCGCTGCGGGATACCGAGAACGTACCCCTCACCGAAGACATCGACACCTACGTTGCGCGGGAGGTTCTGCCATGGGCCCCGGAAGCCTGGGTGAACCACACTCGGACCAAAGTCGGCTACGAGATCCCCTTCACCCGCGTCTTCTACAAGTACGTACCTCCGCGCCCACTGGCAGAGATCGACGCCGACGTTCAAGCAGCCATCGCCCGCGTACAAGCACTCTTTGCGGAGGTGAAGGCATGAGAACCGTTCCCCTTCGCCGTTTGGCCCATATCGTGAACGGCGGCACCCCCAAGGGGGACGCATCAAACTGGGACGGCGACGTACCTTGGGCAACACCCGTCGATTTGGGGATGGCCCACGGCGGCGAACTGTCAGATACCCTCCGAACCCTGACAGATGAGGGACTGGAAACAGGCTCATCTGCCGTGCCAGCGGGGAGCGTCCTCCTTTCAACACGCGCTCCTGTGGGGTATGTCGCTATCGCCACCCAGAGAATGGCTTTCAACCAAGGCTGCAAGGCACTCGTACCCGATAAAAGGCTAAACTCCCGCTACCTGGCCTATGCGCTCCAGGCGTCGACCGCCAACCTTCAGGTGCGATCCAACGGCACAACATTCCTTGAACTGTCGACAGAGGCATTGAAGAGCACGAGAATCCCATATCTGACCGTGCCAAAGCAGGTCCAAATTGCTGACTTCCTCGACCGTGAGACTGCACAGATCGACGCCATGATCGAAGCGCAGGAGCATCTGCTAGCTCTGACGCATGAGCGCAGGCGAGCAGCCATAGCTTATCACCTTGACGCGGAAAGATGTTGCCTTCTTGGTCCACGAATGAAACACGTCGTAACAGGAGTACGCCAAGGCGTCAGTCCACAGTGTCTTCCTCACCCAGTAGATGGAGTAAGCGAGTGGGGTGTTCTCAAAGTTGGATGCGTGAACAGCGGCATTTTCAATGCCCTGGAGAACAAGAAACTCCCTGACGAGATTTCACCTGATCCATCTTGCGTACCCGGCATCGGAGATATTGTCATTTCTCGCGCAAACACTCGGACATTGTTGGGGAGCGCTGCGGTTGTAACAAAAGCCATGCCTCGACTGATGTTAAGCGATAAATT
This window contains:
- a CDS encoding type I restriction-modification system subunit M, which translates into the protein MSRPDPNFIWSIADMLRGPYRHKEFGTVILPFTILARFDAVLADTKQAVLGAFEKYETAPGLVRHEMLKRASGQSFYNTSPFTLKTLGDPANLAANLQNYVEGFNDEVQVVFERFNMASVIDTLDERERLTGIVQKFAALDVHPDRVSNAEMGDIFEELIRRFMESSKDLAGDYFTPREVIRLMVSLLFAPDTEDLSDPHLIRQVYDPTCGTGGMLSEAHSWLRQHNGQATLNLFGQEFNPLSFAMAKADLIIKNQDSSNIYFGDTLLKDGHEGKTFSYCLANPPFGQEWKVQQQAVKDERERDGEDGRFAAGLPSVNDGALLFLQHLVSKLRPAAQGGGRGAIVLNGSPLFTGGAGEGPSEVRRHLLENDLVDAIIGLPNDLFYNTGIATYIWVLDNAKSAERKGKVQLIDATAQWEKMRKSIGSKRRYLSEANMQTITHLYGQFEDADPGLSKVLRTEEFGYRTITVEQPLRQVFSVDQDRIEKALSVTPIKKMDKVLRERLRAALERMDHETVWTSRRDFDKELGAALVAQDMGLKPAQRAAVMRAFAKSSPEGELVTNLKGEPEPDPSLRDTENVPLTEDIDTYVAREVLPWAPEAWVNHTRTKVGYEIPFTRVFYKYVPPRPLAEIDADVQAAIARVQALFAEVKA
- a CDS encoding restriction endonuclease subunit S gives rise to the protein MRTVPLRRLAHIVNGGTPKGDASNWDGDVPWATPVDLGMAHGGELSDTLRTLTDEGLETGSSAVPAGSVLLSTRAPVGYVAIATQRMAFNQGCKALVPDKRLNSRYLAYALQASTANLQVRSNGTTFLELSTEALKSTRIPYLTVPKQVQIADFLDRETAQIDAMIEAQEHLLALTHERRRAAIAYHLDAERCCLLGPRMKHVVTGVRQGVSPQCLPHPVDGVSEWGVLKVGCVNSGIFNALENKKLPDEISPDPSCVPGIGDIVISRANTRTLLGSAAVVTKAMPRLMLSDKLYAFNVGHNNPHFIALILGTRPYRDLIEIEATGTSDSMQNISLHSILDLPMNVPTLDEQNERVARLQTTLRTMDTLIIGVHEMLSLLRERREALITAAVSGRIDPTTGIERIEEAS